One stretch of Halobacillus litoralis DNA includes these proteins:
- a CDS encoding ABC transporter permease produces MNTVVKLANLETKMFFRDRLSVFWTFLFPVVMIWLFGSMFSGDMAGPFTFAEVFIPSWIGVNIVTTSFFTLGTVLAGYRETGVLRRYQSTPLQPWKILAAHTIQGTVIFIISALLLMIFGMVMYDLQPPVYIGSTLLALFISILAFFPFALFVTSLAKNTQSAAAISSLFLNLMLFLSGATFPLEMMPTILQYVAKVLPLYYVIQLLRGTWNEAPISEFGLEVGILLGIAVISIVLASRYFKWSDK; encoded by the coding sequence ATGAATACTGTAGTAAAGCTCGCAAACTTGGAAACGAAAATGTTCTTCCGCGATCGTCTCAGTGTTTTTTGGACGTTTCTTTTTCCTGTTGTGATGATCTGGTTGTTCGGCTCGATGTTCAGTGGCGATATGGCTGGTCCTTTTACCTTTGCTGAAGTCTTCATCCCGTCGTGGATCGGTGTCAATATTGTGACCACTTCGTTCTTTACTTTAGGTACCGTACTTGCCGGCTATAGAGAAACAGGGGTTCTCCGCAGGTATCAATCAACCCCGCTTCAACCGTGGAAGATTCTCGCCGCCCATACGATCCAGGGAACAGTGATTTTCATCATTTCTGCCCTATTGCTTATGATTTTCGGGATGGTTATGTACGACCTTCAGCCTCCTGTGTATATAGGAAGTACGCTTTTGGCTCTATTCATCAGCATTCTCGCCTTTTTCCCGTTTGCGCTTTTCGTTACATCTTTGGCTAAAAACACTCAGTCGGCAGCGGCCATCAGTTCGCTTTTTCTAAACCTGATGCTTTTTCTCTCTGGAGCTACGTTTCCGCTGGAGATGATGCCAACCATTCTTCAATATGTAGCGAAGGTTTTGCCGTTGTATTATGTCATTCAATTGCTGCGTGGAACTTGGAATGAGGCTCCAATCTCTGAATTCGGTCTCGAAGTCGGGATATTACTAGGAATTGCGGTCATATCCATTGTGCTAGCTTCCCGTTATTTCAAGTGGAGTGATAAATAG
- a CDS encoding RNA polymerase sigma factor gives MKIHKDLVTKLYRYCLTLTSDPHQAEDLVQETILRLYQKQKDDDCADHSFSYVKTTAKHLWIDEKRKEKPSFPFDELIHHPQEDFMEYDSLIELLVAVLPLKQAMLLTLKDVFHYSSKEISTMLRMSDAAVKTTLHRTRKQLTIIDPLKTETHATGSAVQKFANALKKQHPEKIFYYYRLLESANYQMKSDQKNFYVVDPSGNLLEITRS, from the coding sequence ATGAAGATACATAAAGATCTAGTTACCAAGTTATATCGATATTGCCTTACGCTTACAAGTGACCCTCATCAGGCGGAAGACCTCGTTCAAGAAACCATTTTAAGACTCTATCAAAAACAAAAGGACGACGATTGTGCGGATCATTCTTTTTCTTATGTAAAAACAACCGCCAAGCATTTATGGATCGATGAGAAAAGAAAGGAAAAGCCCTCCTTCCCTTTTGATGAACTTATTCACCATCCACAGGAGGATTTTATGGAGTATGACAGCCTTATCGAACTCCTAGTAGCGGTTTTACCTCTCAAACAAGCCATGCTTTTAACTTTAAAAGATGTCTTCCACTATTCATCAAAAGAAATCTCCACCATGCTCCGAATGAGTGATGCTGCAGTGAAGACAACCCTCCACCGTACAAGGAAACAATTGACTATTATAGATCCATTAAAAACCGAAACCCATGCGACTGGGTCAGCAGTCCAAAAGTTCGCAAATGCATTGAAGAAACAGCACCCCGAGAAAATTTTTTATTACTACCGTTTATTGGAGTCAGCCAATTATCAGATGAAGAGCGATCAAAAAAACTTTTATGTAGTAGATCCATCGGGAAACCTTTTAGAGATTACCAGATCCTGA
- a CDS encoding NADPH-dependent FMN reductase, whose amino-acid sequence MSIVIFSGTPRTNGRTKIVAQTLQHKLNGTLVDLSKLDLPLFNGEESQRNHPSVQWLQRVVAEADGFIWVSPEYHNGMSGALKNALEFLSGFHFKGKPTLLLAVAGGGKGGINALNQMRTVGRGLYAAVAPSQLVFDPEHFEGDRLRPEMEEKLDLLLAESMADRFVDMKSS is encoded by the coding sequence ATGAGTATCGTGATTTTTAGTGGAACACCGAGAACGAATGGACGGACAAAGATTGTCGCTCAGACATTACAACATAAATTGAATGGCACGTTGGTCGACTTGAGCAAACTGGATCTTCCATTATTCAATGGAGAAGAGTCGCAGAGGAATCATCCTTCTGTCCAGTGGCTGCAGAGGGTAGTTGCCGAAGCGGACGGTTTTATTTGGGTGTCGCCGGAATACCATAATGGTATGAGTGGCGCGTTGAAAAATGCGCTCGAATTTTTAAGTGGATTCCATTTTAAAGGGAAACCGACCTTGCTCCTTGCTGTTGCCGGAGGTGGGAAAGGCGGAATCAATGCGCTGAATCAAATGCGCACAGTGGGACGTGGACTCTACGCAGCGGTGGCTCCTAGTCAGCTGGTTTTTGATCCGGAACACTTTGAAGGGGATCGTTTGAGACCGGAAATGGAAGAGAAGCTTGATCTGTTGTTGGCGGAATCCATGGCGGATCGTTTCGTGGACATGAAGAGCAGTTGA
- a CDS encoding GAF domain-containing sensor histidine kinase, which produces MSGYERVEELNIMKVIAETLNRCNDMTTMLQTVLEKLLELTKLDAGWVFLIDTPENYVLAAHHGLPPALSWGEYMPMCSGDCHCLSRYRNGKLNQPVNIIECKRLNEAVQHAWGETNGITHHATIPLGDGEESFGLLNVASPGKEKFSQEELTLLQSLGFQIGTAIRRTRLYQDERRRAESFEKLNQLAGFLWSADDFYELQEILEKEGCQIFGWSSTGCYIKNEEGKKPFHMLTDEVKVEESLAVLPLMRQKDVLGYIWIESQEGTSFQPGDREFLHALGRHLSLVYESIALKEKRQELLLHEERKRLARDLHDSVNQKLFSLSLTAKGAKEIVSKYDSSLGELMDDMLSMSQQSLREMRSLIWQLRPVGLEEGLISAMKKYGEHLGICIQFDMERLPDWSRQAEETLWRISQEAMNNVAKHANVNEVTVRLFDTEEGAGMTVTDHGSGFQVEADDDRRTLGLISMKERAELLGGKLFVRSEPGAGTTIEVFLPHRKERGE; this is translated from the coding sequence ATGAGTGGATATGAACGGGTGGAAGAATTGAACATTATGAAAGTGATTGCTGAAACGCTTAACCGGTGTAATGATATGACCACGATGCTTCAGACGGTGTTGGAAAAATTGCTGGAGCTGACTAAGCTTGATGCGGGATGGGTTTTTCTCATCGACACTCCAGAAAATTATGTGCTTGCTGCTCATCATGGACTTCCACCAGCTTTATCGTGGGGGGAATACATGCCGATGTGCAGTGGGGATTGTCACTGCTTGAGCCGTTATCGCAATGGGAAGCTGAACCAGCCGGTGAACATCATAGAATGTAAACGGCTGAATGAAGCGGTTCAGCACGCCTGGGGGGAGACGAATGGGATTACCCACCATGCCACCATTCCGCTTGGGGACGGAGAAGAATCTTTCGGTTTGTTGAACGTCGCTTCTCCTGGGAAAGAAAAATTTTCACAGGAAGAATTGACGTTGCTTCAATCACTCGGCTTCCAAATCGGGACAGCCATCCGCCGAACACGTTTGTATCAAGATGAGCGGAGGCGTGCGGAAAGCTTTGAGAAATTGAACCAGCTCGCCGGGTTTTTATGGTCTGCGGATGACTTTTATGAGTTACAAGAGATTTTGGAAAAAGAAGGCTGCCAGATTTTCGGGTGGTCATCCACTGGGTGTTATATAAAAAATGAAGAGGGCAAAAAGCCTTTTCATATGTTGACAGATGAAGTCAAGGTGGAAGAATCCCTTGCTGTGCTACCCTTGATGAGACAAAAGGATGTATTGGGATACATATGGATTGAATCACAAGAAGGCACCTCGTTTCAGCCTGGGGACCGGGAATTCCTCCATGCACTGGGGCGACATTTGTCACTGGTTTATGAAAGCATCGCGCTAAAAGAAAAAAGGCAGGAATTGCTCCTACATGAGGAAAGGAAACGCCTGGCCCGCGACTTGCATGATTCTGTGAATCAGAAGCTATTTTCCTTATCGTTGACGGCTAAGGGAGCGAAGGAGATCGTGTCCAAGTATGACTCATCGCTTGGAGAATTGATGGATGACATGCTGTCCATGTCCCAGCAGTCTTTGAGAGAGATGCGTTCATTGATTTGGCAGCTGCGTCCCGTTGGACTCGAAGAAGGATTGATTTCTGCAATGAAGAAATATGGCGAGCATCTTGGAATCTGTATTCAGTTTGATATGGAGCGTCTCCCTGACTGGTCGCGACAGGCAGAGGAAACGCTCTGGCGGATCAGTCAGGAAGCGATGAACAATGTCGCGAAACACGCGAATGTGAATGAGGTTACAGTCCGCCTTTTTGATACAGAAGAAGGAGCGGGGATGACTGTGACGGATCATGGGAGTGGATTTCAGGTAGAAGCGGATGACGATCGGCGGACACTTGGACTGATCAGCATGAAGGAACGGGCAGAACTGTTAGGTGGGAAACTTTTTGTGAGAAGCGAACCGGGAGCAGGAACAACCATTGAGGTCTTTTTACCTCATCGAAAGGAGAGGGGGGAGTGA
- a CDS encoding TrkH family potassium uptake protein, with translation MFNNLKTKFNKYFDRLTPFQVIVLFYATAVIVSTILVSLPFLHKEGVGLSFIDALFTAVSAVSVTGLTVVSTLDTFNTAGYFVLMFILQFGGIGVMTLGTFIWLMLGKKIGLKRRQLIKTDQNRSTFAGMVNLIKQILLIILLIELVGAIILSVYFTQYFPTVGEAIVQGMFASVSATTNAGFDITGASLVLFENDYFVQFINMLLLTLGAIGFPVLIEIKDYLTHKQKNVIHFSLFAKLTSVTFGVLVVVGTVLIYLLDRNHFFADKSWHEAFFFSLFQSVTTRNGGLATMDVAEFSVPTLLVICILMFIGASPSSVGGGIRTTTFAISVLTVIAYARGKSHVRVFRREIDPDDIFRSFIVINTAIAITGIAVILLNYFEPQFSLMQILFEACSAFGTTGLSMGITPDLHTAGKIIIITLMFIGRIGIFSFLFIIRGNGIKDKYHYPKEPMIIG, from the coding sequence ATGTTCAATAACCTAAAAACCAAATTCAACAAATACTTTGACCGTTTAACTCCTTTTCAGGTGATTGTATTGTTCTACGCTACGGCAGTCATCGTTTCAACCATTCTCGTAAGTCTGCCATTTCTACATAAGGAGGGCGTCGGTTTAAGCTTTATTGACGCTCTCTTTACTGCCGTAAGCGCCGTGAGTGTAACCGGGTTGACTGTCGTATCGACACTGGATACGTTTAATACCGCCGGATATTTTGTTCTCATGTTTATCCTCCAATTCGGCGGGATCGGCGTCATGACGCTGGGAACGTTCATCTGGCTGATGCTCGGAAAAAAGATCGGCTTGAAAAGGAGACAACTCATTAAAACCGACCAAAACCGCTCTACGTTTGCGGGAATGGTCAATCTGATCAAGCAGATCCTATTGATTATTCTTTTGATCGAACTGGTTGGTGCCATCATTTTAAGTGTCTACTTTACTCAATACTTCCCGACAGTAGGGGAAGCCATTGTCCAAGGGATGTTTGCATCCGTCAGTGCCACGACCAATGCAGGGTTTGATATTACCGGCGCATCCCTCGTCCTATTCGAAAATGATTATTTTGTGCAGTTTATCAACATGCTCTTATTAACACTCGGAGCCATCGGCTTTCCGGTGCTCATTGAGATCAAAGATTATCTGACACATAAACAAAAGAATGTCATCCACTTTTCCCTTTTTGCAAAATTGACGTCTGTTACGTTCGGAGTCCTCGTGGTCGTTGGGACAGTGCTGATCTATCTTTTGGACAGAAACCACTTTTTCGCAGATAAGTCCTGGCACGAAGCTTTCTTTTTCTCCCTCTTCCAATCCGTCACCACACGGAATGGAGGGCTTGCGACCATGGATGTAGCTGAATTCAGTGTACCGACCTTACTCGTGATCTGCATTCTCATGTTCATCGGTGCGTCACCGAGTAGTGTCGGAGGAGGAATTCGCACAACGACTTTCGCAATCAGTGTGTTAACCGTGATCGCCTATGCCCGGGGGAAAAGTCATGTGCGTGTATTTAGGCGTGAAATCGATCCGGATGACATCTTCCGTTCGTTCATCGTCATCAATACAGCCATTGCGATTACAGGCATAGCGGTTATTTTATTGAACTATTTCGAGCCGCAGTTTTCTTTGATGCAGATCTTATTTGAAGCATGTTCCGCATTTGGTACAACCGGACTGTCGATGGGAATCACGCCTGATTTGCATACAGCTGGGAAAATCATCATCATCACTCTCATGTTCATCGGAAGGATCGGCATTTTCTCCTTCTTGTTCATCATTCGAGGGAATGGCATCAAAGACAAATACCATTATCCGAAAGAACCGATGATTATCGGCTAA
- a CDS encoding VOC family protein, with protein MFQVGSVFVPVTNLEKSKKWYEEHLDVQQIDGWEGGAGFFFPHGSAQLGLIEVSNPQPTEFIIEKNQKNVYFNFVVADIDAAHKKLNDSGVETTEIHKFGGMQYFDFFDPDQNAFSVVDEDLNSPYHKENVRKQQEKIRTRQ; from the coding sequence ATGTTTCAAGTTGGAAGTGTATTCGTCCCTGTGACGAATCTTGAGAAATCGAAAAAATGGTATGAAGAACACCTGGATGTGCAGCAAATCGATGGTTGGGAAGGAGGCGCTGGTTTTTTCTTTCCGCATGGTTCCGCTCAGCTTGGGCTCATTGAAGTCTCTAATCCACAGCCTACGGAATTCATTATAGAAAAGAACCAAAAGAATGTCTATTTCAATTTTGTCGTAGCCGATATAGATGCCGCCCACAAAAAATTGAATGACTCTGGTGTCGAGACCACGGAAATTCACAAGTTCGGTGGTATGCAGTATTTTGATTTCTTTGACCCGGATCAAAATGCGTTCAGTGTGGTAGATGAGGATTTGAACTCCCCTTATCATAAAGAGAATGTTAGGAAACAGCAGGAAAAGATAAGGACCAGGCAATAA
- a CDS encoding helix-turn-helix transcriptional regulator has protein sequence MRHDIQPNERAFSTKEVAEEVGIATTTVRRYGQLLEQNGYEFFKDGDRRIFVRSDVEALIKIRDSEMPKEDKIKEIVEEQKELLAGYESRELALSDTYDGTEMQDSDQMKEMFRFLASELAASREMNVQLKNDMAELKTTVSRLKQDHHVISSGVGNFSQKTHTKMDKMMQQQKEQYEELLREEQEKSEYLQKEIREMREEQKKEWRSQSEFNERLEHSVKHSRGTLGKIMSLFKK, from the coding sequence ATGCGACACGATATACAACCGAACGAACGCGCTTTCTCTACGAAGGAAGTAGCAGAAGAAGTCGGGATCGCCACAACGACGGTCAGACGGTATGGGCAGCTTTTGGAACAGAACGGGTATGAGTTTTTCAAAGACGGCGACCGGCGGATTTTTGTGAGGTCAGATGTCGAGGCTCTCATTAAGATCCGTGATTCGGAAATGCCGAAAGAAGATAAAATAAAAGAAATCGTAGAAGAGCAGAAGGAGCTTCTCGCAGGCTATGAATCAAGGGAACTCGCTCTTTCAGATACATATGACGGAACGGAGATGCAGGATTCCGATCAGATGAAAGAGATGTTCCGTTTCCTTGCCAGTGAGCTTGCGGCCTCAAGAGAAATGAACGTTCAGTTGAAAAATGATATGGCTGAACTGAAAACGACCGTCTCCCGTTTAAAACAGGATCACCATGTGATCAGCTCCGGAGTCGGGAATTTTTCACAAAAGACGCATACGAAAATGGATAAGATGATGCAGCAGCAGAAAGAGCAGTATGAAGAGCTGCTTCGTGAAGAGCAGGAAAAGTCGGAGTATCTCCAAAAAGAAATTCGGGAGATGCGCGAGGAACAGAAGAAAGAGTGGCGCTCTCAGAGCGAGTTCAATGAACGGTTGGAACATTCGGTCAAACATTCCCGCGGAACGCTCGGTAAAATCATGTCCTTATTCAAAAAATAG
- a CDS encoding PspC domain-containing protein: MKRSAANQSLHGVCAGIAHHVGLYPMAIRLLFIVTFPVSFFLYILLANTMDGDRPSI, translated from the coding sequence GTGAAAAGGTCCGCGGCGAACCAATCCTTGCATGGGGTTTGTGCAGGAATTGCGCATCATGTTGGCCTTTATCCTATGGCCATTCGTCTATTGTTTATTGTTACATTCCCGGTCTCATTCTTCCTTTACATCCTTCTTGCCAACACGATGGATGGTGATCGTCCTTCCATTTAG
- a CDS encoding VOC family protein yields MIERIDTMCLVVKDVEKAGTWYEEKLGFTVSFKGEGYRVLSIGDHPVPLTIEENETVGHRVGTIRSFSRRI; encoded by the coding sequence ATGATTGAAAGGATCGATACTATGTGTCTCGTAGTGAAGGACGTAGAAAAAGCAGGTACATGGTATGAGGAAAAGCTTGGATTTACCGTTTCTTTTAAAGGGGAAGGGTACCGGGTGCTGTCCATCGGCGATCATCCGGTCCCCTTGACCATTGAAGAGAATGAGACCGTGGGTCATCGAGTCGGAACTATCCGATCTTTTTCACGAAGGATTTAG
- a CDS encoding GNAT family N-acetyltransferase encodes MGVTFEKLTEPTAQIASAYDRWENDTSLIPMVRPNPDQEALEKMYEVTTENLEQRLKNHEIFLIYMDDELVGEMNYMINPGHLHKKEQDTAWIGITIGEEAGRGKGIGFEAMRYLEDRIKEKGLDRVELGVFEFNTKAQKLYRKLGYKEIARIPDFTYWNGSKWADIRMEKFL; translated from the coding sequence ATGGGAGTTACATTTGAAAAGCTGACGGAGCCAACGGCACAAATCGCATCAGCATACGATCGATGGGAAAATGATACATCACTCATTCCGATGGTTCGACCGAATCCGGATCAAGAAGCATTGGAGAAAATGTATGAAGTGACAACAGAAAATTTGGAACAGCGGTTGAAGAATCATGAGATTTTCCTGATTTATATGGATGATGAACTCGTTGGAGAGATGAATTACATGATCAACCCTGGTCATCTACATAAAAAAGAACAGGATACAGCGTGGATTGGGATTACCATTGGTGAGGAAGCTGGTCGAGGGAAAGGAATTGGATTTGAAGCCATGAGGTACCTGGAGGATCGAATCAAAGAGAAAGGATTAGACCGGGTGGAGCTTGGAGTGTTTGAATTTAATACAAAGGCACAGAAACTTTACCGGAAGCTTGGGTATAAAGAAATTGCTAGAATCCCTGATTTCACGTATTGGAACGGTAGCAAGTGGGCGGATATCCGTATGGAGAAATTTTTGTGA
- a CDS encoding AAA family ATPase: MKLVLLFGPQAVGKMTVGQELEKLTGLKLFHNHMTIELLQPFFGFGEDMWRLSQLFREEMFRTYAKSDQYGMIFTFIWAFNKQEDWDFVETIIDIFEGDGGVVYFVELQADMEERVKRNRTPNRLEHKPSKRDVEASEERMIASMDHLRMNTKDGEIKEKNYIKINNSELEPYVVAERIRETLGL, from the coding sequence ATTAAACTTGTTTTATTATTTGGACCTCAAGCTGTCGGAAAAATGACAGTTGGGCAGGAGTTAGAGAAATTAACGGGGCTCAAACTCTTTCACAATCACATGACCATTGAACTGCTGCAGCCGTTTTTTGGTTTCGGTGAAGATATGTGGCGGTTGTCTCAATTATTCAGGGAGGAAATGTTCCGTACTTATGCGAAAAGTGATCAGTACGGCATGATATTTACATTCATCTGGGCGTTCAATAAGCAGGAAGATTGGGATTTTGTTGAAACGATCATCGATATCTTCGAAGGTGACGGAGGAGTCGTATATTTCGTGGAACTGCAGGCGGATATGGAAGAACGGGTCAAGAGAAACCGTACGCCGAACAGACTCGAGCATAAACCTTCCAAAAGAGATGTGGAAGCATCGGAAGAGAGGATGATTGCTTCCATGGACCATTTGCGGATGAATACAAAAGATGGTGAGATTAAAGAGAAGAACTACATCAAGATCAATAATTCAGAACTTGAACCTTATGTTGTTGCAGAAAGGATTCGAGAAACGCTTGGTTTGTAA
- a CDS encoding response regulator, with amino-acid sequence MKIRVMLVDDHLVVLRGLKFFLNTQEDIEVIGEVENGEKALRAYEEWKPDVVLMDLMMPVMDGVEATKKLRQAHPEAKVVVLTSYSDQDHVIPALQAGAVGYQLKDVDPDELVKTIVAASKGEKLLHPKATNLLLEQMSSGAEKKEPGVHFKLTNREKDVLYQITLGKSNKEIASDLYITEKTVKTHVSNLLSKLQVHDRTQAAIYAMKEDLFADRSDVEG; translated from the coding sequence ATGAAAATTAGAGTGATGCTCGTAGATGATCATCTTGTGGTGTTAAGAGGGTTGAAATTTTTTCTGAATACGCAAGAAGATATAGAGGTCATCGGTGAAGTAGAGAATGGGGAGAAGGCGCTAAGGGCATATGAAGAATGGAAGCCGGATGTTGTGCTGATGGACTTGATGATGCCGGTCATGGATGGAGTAGAAGCGACGAAAAAATTACGCCAAGCCCATCCGGAAGCAAAGGTGGTCGTCCTGACAAGTTACTCTGATCAAGATCATGTTATTCCTGCCTTACAAGCCGGAGCTGTGGGCTACCAGTTGAAAGATGTCGACCCCGATGAACTTGTAAAAACAATTGTAGCCGCGTCCAAAGGCGAGAAACTGCTCCACCCAAAAGCGACGAATCTACTTTTGGAGCAAATGAGCAGTGGAGCGGAAAAGAAAGAACCTGGCGTCCATTTCAAGCTGACGAACAGGGAGAAAGATGTGCTGTATCAAATCACCCTGGGGAAAAGCAACAAGGAAATTGCCAGCGACTTGTACATAACAGAAAAAACGGTTAAGACGCATGTGAGTAATCTATTAAGCAAACTGCAGGTCCATGATCGTACTCAGGCGGCGATTTATGCGATGAAAGAGGATCTCTTTGCCGACCGTTCTGATGTTGAAGGTTAA
- a CDS encoding PspC domain-containing protein, which produces MKKLYRSTNESQLSGVLGGLSETYNMDVSILRIIVVVSGFFTGGLTWLIYLVAAIVMPTDRQVRK; this is translated from the coding sequence ATGAAGAAATTATATCGCTCCACGAATGAAAGTCAGCTGTCAGGGGTTCTCGGCGGTCTCAGTGAAACGTATAACATGGATGTGAGTATCCTGAGGATCATCGTGGTCGTATCTGGATTTTTTACAGGAGGATTAACTTGGCTCATTTATTTGGTAGCTGCAATAGTTATGCCGACGGATCGACAGGTAAGGAAGTAA
- a CDS encoding ABC transporter ATP-binding protein: MEHVIQVENLSKSFGATEAVKNLSFTVSKGEIFGIIGPNGAGKTTTLEILEGIQKPTSGEVEVLGLNPEKQLRELNRRIGVQFQATSIQKKMKVKEALDLFSSFYKGNTQKDHLIDMLGLGEKLNVHFEDLSGGWKQRVTLALATLHQPELLFLDEPSMGLDPHARREMWGMIRTLRENGSTIVVTTHYMEEAEKLCDRVAMIYSGELKALNNPDALLDDVATHYLAFESEQMSYEYLLTLGDVVRVEKEEGNFKVFSEDLQHTSYQIFSYCHDENIKLKNFKFDRGSLDDLFVQYLEKEKIG, encoded by the coding sequence ATCGAACACGTCATCCAGGTCGAAAACTTGTCCAAGTCGTTTGGAGCAACAGAAGCGGTTAAAAACCTTTCGTTTACGGTAAGTAAAGGGGAAATCTTCGGGATCATCGGGCCTAATGGAGCTGGTAAGACGACGACACTTGAGATATTGGAAGGGATTCAGAAACCAACATCAGGAGAAGTGGAGGTGCTCGGGCTGAATCCTGAGAAACAGCTGCGTGAACTGAATCGCAGGATTGGTGTGCAGTTCCAGGCGACCTCCATCCAGAAGAAGATGAAGGTGAAAGAAGCGCTGGATTTGTTCTCAAGCTTTTACAAAGGGAATACCCAAAAGGATCACCTGATTGATATGCTCGGCCTCGGTGAGAAACTCAACGTCCACTTTGAAGACCTTTCTGGTGGTTGGAAACAGCGGGTCACCCTTGCTCTTGCGACGTTGCACCAGCCTGAACTGTTGTTTTTGGATGAACCGAGCATGGGCCTTGATCCTCATGCACGGCGTGAAATGTGGGGGATGATTCGCACCTTAAGGGAGAATGGAAGCACAATTGTTGTGACCACGCATTATATGGAGGAAGCGGAAAAGCTTTGTGATCGTGTCGCGATGATCTATAGCGGGGAGCTAAAAGCATTGAATAACCCTGATGCTCTTCTGGATGACGTCGCGACCCATTACCTTGCTTTTGAAAGTGAACAGATGTCTTATGAGTACCTGTTGACGCTAGGTGATGTGGTGCGTGTAGAAAAAGAAGAGGGGAACTTTAAAGTGTTCAGTGAAGATCTCCAACATACCTCCTATCAAATTTTCTCCTACTGCCATGACGAAAATATCAAACTGAAGAACTTTAAATTTGACCGAGGTTCCCTTGATGACTTGTTCGTTCAATATTTAGAAAAGGAGAAAATAGGATGA
- a CDS encoding potassium channel family protein, translating into MKKTFAVVGLGRFGGSICRELSREGMEVLALDLDENKVNEYREIVSHAVMADSTDELVLKELGFRNIDHVIVAIGDNIQASMLTTLILKEMGIRMITVKAQNDYHEKILNKIGADQVVHPERDMGKRIAHHIISDNILDYIELSDDHSVVEVKAGRKMSGKNLIDLDIRAQYGCNIVAIKRGKDVIVSPMATEQVNASDILIVIGADKDVNRFEKNLVVED; encoded by the coding sequence ATGAAGAAAACATTTGCTGTTGTAGGACTCGGCCGTTTCGGCGGGAGCATATGCAGGGAACTGAGCCGGGAAGGCATGGAAGTCCTTGCTCTGGACCTTGATGAAAACAAAGTCAATGAATATCGAGAGATCGTTTCTCATGCCGTCATGGCGGATTCCACCGATGAACTCGTTCTCAAAGAGTTGGGGTTCAGGAATATCGATCACGTTATCGTAGCGATCGGAGATAACATCCAGGCAAGCATGCTGACGACGTTAATTTTAAAAGAGATGGGCATACGGATGATCACCGTCAAAGCCCAGAACGATTATCACGAGAAAATACTGAACAAAATCGGGGCCGACCAAGTCGTCCACCCGGAAAGAGATATGGGAAAACGTATCGCTCACCACATCATCTCAGATAATATCCTCGATTATATCGAACTATCCGATGACCACAGCGTTGTCGAGGTGAAAGCAGGAAGGAAGATGAGCGGCAAGAACTTGATCGATTTAGATATCCGTGCTCAGTACGGGTGTAACATCGTAGCGATCAAACGTGGAAAAGATGTCATCGTCTCCCCGATGGCCACCGAGCAAGTGAATGCCAGCGACATTCTCATTGTTATTGGAGCGGATAAGGACGTCAATCGCTTCGAAAAAAACCTTGTCGTTGAGGATTAA